One segment of Thermodesulfovibrio sp. 3907-1M DNA contains the following:
- a CDS encoding ATP-binding protein, translating into MKSLQFKLTEESLFSIFENIEHNMSIMDKELNVLWCNKVYAERLGMTPEDVKGKKCYSLWHKRSTPCEGCPCVKALKTGSTETAERISDEGRHYILTGIPLKENGEIKAVFEIGREVTEKKIIDEKFKEAIKLEGIYEVLDNLTHQFNNIFNGIYGFAQLLKDRVTEKNYSLYIEKLIESVEKGAKLIQALLALRKTPSLAKVFDLNSLVISTKEVLKNIAGEKINLEISLSKESPLIKGDPQQLREVLVELVQNARNAMPEHGVISISTEKIRTDLKENIVLTVSDTGHGMDKETLEKCFEPLFTQDPRKFGLGLSIVKNIVQKHNGFIEVKSSPHAGTTVKIFFPSATLQQEQDT; encoded by the coding sequence GTGTAACAAAGTCTATGCTGAAAGATTAGGCATGACTCCTGAGGATGTTAAAGGTAAAAAATGTTATAGTCTGTGGCATAAAAGAAGCACTCCCTGTGAAGGCTGTCCATGTGTGAAAGCCTTGAAAACTGGCAGTACTGAAACCGCTGAAAGAATATCAGATGAAGGAAGGCACTATATTTTAACGGGAATTCCTCTCAAGGAGAACGGAGAAATAAAGGCTGTCTTTGAAATAGGGAGAGAAGTAACGGAGAAGAAAATAATTGATGAAAAATTTAAGGAAGCTATAAAACTTGAAGGAATTTATGAGGTTCTGGATAATCTCACACATCAGTTTAATAATATATTTAATGGTATCTATGGATTTGCCCAGTTACTGAAAGACAGAGTTACGGAGAAAAATTATTCTCTATACATTGAAAAATTAATTGAATCTGTTGAAAAAGGTGCTAAATTGATTCAAGCTTTGCTTGCCCTGAGAAAAACCCCTTCTTTGGCAAAAGTTTTTGATCTGAATTCTCTTGTTATTTCCACTAAAGAGGTGCTCAAAAATATAGCAGGTGAAAAAATAAATCTGGAGATTTCTTTATCTAAGGAAAGCCCTTTAATTAAAGGAGACCCTCAACAGCTGAGAGAAGTTCTGGTTGAGCTTGTTCAAAATGCAAGAAACGCTATGCCTGAGCATGGAGTTATTTCAATCTCTACTGAAAAAATCAGAACTGACTTAAAAGAAAATATCGTTCTTACAGTTTCTGATACAGGACATGGTATGGATAAAGAAACACTGGAAAAATGCTTTGAACCTCTGTTTACTCAAGATCCAAGAAAATTTGGGCTGGGACTGTCAATTGTAAAAAATATAGTTCAAAAACATAATGGCTTTATTGAAGTAAAAAGCTCTCCCCATGCCGGGACAACAGTAAAAATATTTTTCCCTTCTGCTACTTTACAACAAGAACAGGACACTTAG